From Candidatus Mycalebacterium zealandia:
ACTCCCCATTGCCGGTAAAGATTGCTTTCCGCCCGCGATGAGAACTGCGGCCCTTCCATGCAAATATATGTCGCGTCTTCGTGAGTGGTCGCGCCGGACTGCCGGGCGGCTTTGCGCAGAACGGCGGAAAGGTCACCACAAACCGGATCCGCCATTGACACATGCGCCGCTATGCCGCTTTCAAAAAAAGTGCTCCGTCTATTTTTTGTGTGGTCTATGAACTGCGACGGAACAACCACATCCCCGGGACTTATTTCCTCTCTCATACTGCCCACGGCGCTGACCGAAATTATGCGCTCCACGCCGAGGCTTTTCAGCGCGTAGATGTTTGCCCTGTAGTTTATTTCGGACGGGAGAATTGTGTGTCCGATTCCATGGCGCGGCAGAAAAAGAGCCTTTGTGCGGCCGATTGTTCCCGCTATCACAGGCGCGGACGGCTCGCCCCACGGGGTTTTGACTTTGAGCGGCTCAGGGTTTTCAAAGCCGTCCATTTCATAAAGCCCGCTTCCTCCGATGATGCCGACAGTCTTCATATTCACGTCTCTTTACGCTTTTTCAAAGCCACAACAAACCTGATTTCGCCGCTTGTCGGAAGTGTTAGTTCCTCCGAGGTGTGGAAAACGGAACCCTGTGGAATCAGCCGTTCTTCCTCCTCCCATTCCCGCGCGCCGTTTTTACCTTTCATAATCAACACAATGCCTCCCTCTTTTACAAGAGGCAGAGCAGCGCGCGCCACTTCGGGCGATTTCGCCACCGCGCGGGCAACCGCGACGTCAAAGCCGCCGCCGATTTTGCCGTTTTCCTTTCCTGCTCTCGCCTTTACCGCGCGCGTATTTTCCAGTTCTAATTCCCTTATGATTTCTCTCATGAAGAAAACTCTTTTCTCACGTGAGTCCGCAAGAACAAGGTTGATTGAAGGGCGGCATATTTTAACGGGAATTCCCGGAAACCCCGCGCCCGCGCCAATGTCAAGCACGGACGCGCCGGGCTCAATATGACGCAACACCGTAAGCGAGTCAATAAAATGCGAAACCGCAATAGTTTCGGGGTCGGTTATTGACGTAAGGTTGATTTTTGAAGCCCATTTTATGAGCAAATCCGAGTAGGTCTCAAACTTTTCAACCATTTCGGGCTCAATTTCCAACCCCAGTTGCGCGCCGCTGTGTGTGAGTATTTTCTGTAATTTCATTCTTGAACGCTTATAGACATCGGATGCCTTACAATGATGTTGGGGGCGCCCCTGTACATTGACGCTCTGCCGACAATCCGGACTGTTTTTCCCGTGTAATGCGAGCGCGGAGCAATTCCGAAGTGGCTGAAATTTGCCGCCGAGCCTCCGAAAATTACAATTTCAACTCCGCCGTCGGTTTTGAGTATAACCGTACCCCCTCTTTTGCGCGCCGAGCCCGTAATTTTCGCCATTATGACGATTCTTTTGCCCTCCATGCGCGCCACTTTGCTTTGTGCGACAACAAACCTTTCGTTGCTTCGGAGTTGGTTGAAATTTCCGTCTCCGCTCCATATGCCTTCACGATTTCGCATGGCGGTTTTCTGCGCGTTCAGCAGTTCTTTCATCAAAACGGGGTCTTGCTGTCCCAGCTCAATTACGGTTGCGAGACCGGCTTTCACAATTTCCCTGTTCACATTTAAGTCGCCGGAAAAAACAAATGCCAACAGCCGCCCGTATCTGTC
This genomic window contains:
- the mtnP gene encoding S-methyl-5'-thioadenosine phosphorylase; translated protein: MKTVGIIGGSGLYEMDGFENPEPLKVKTPWGEPSAPVIAGTIGRTKALFLPRHGIGHTILPSEINYRANIYALKSLGVERIISVSAVGSMREEISPGDVVVPSQFIDHTKNRRSTFFESGIAAHVSMADPVCGDLSAVLRKAARQSGATTHEDATYICMEGPQFSSRAESNLYRQWGVDVIGMTNMPEAKLAREAEICYATLAMSTDYDCWHPGHDAVTVEDVIQTLTNNVETAKQIIKKSLEIMGEEQNCDCANALKNSIITRPEMVSEKTKEQLGIIIERFLK
- the rsmG gene encoding 16S rRNA (guanine(527)-N(7))-methyltransferase RsmG, with amino-acid sequence MKLQKILTHSGAQLGLEIEPEMVEKFETYSDLLIKWASKINLTSITDPETIAVSHFIDSLTVLRHIEPGASVLDIGAGAGFPGIPVKICRPSINLVLADSREKRVFFMREIIRELELENTRAVKARAGKENGKIGGGFDVAVARAVAKSPEVARAALPLVKEGGIVLIMKGKNGAREWEEEERLIPQGSVFHTSEELTLPTSGEIRFVVALKKRKET